Genomic segment of bacterium:
ATAATTTTCTATTTCTTTAAATTTTTTCTCTATCATATTATGAAGGATTTCCCTATGGTCGTAAAGAAAAAAACTGAAAACCTCTGAACCCATAAATCTGTGAACTGCATACATTGCCTCATCAATTCCTATAAGTATCAGCCCTCTTTCTCCAACCTTTTTCTCAAATTCAAAATAAGAATCAATTTTTGGCAATTCCCTAATATCAGGCAATGAAAGAAACTTCTCTGCATCCTTTATATCTTCAATAAAATTTTTGATAACCCTTCCCGGAGATCCGCCAAGTTTATGCTTATAAACCTGAATTAAATCTCCTTTGGGTGCTTTAATCTTTGTTATTATTTCCTTCATTCCTTCCTTTTCTATAATTTTTTCTTCTGTTTCTATCCGATAGGGTAAAGGTGGGATTTCATCTTTTTTTGGTTCCCATATTTCAATTGTTTCAAGGTCATATTTTTCCACAAGTTCACATAATGGTTTAAAATTTTCAGTAGGAAAAACAGGACTTACTCCCCAAATCCTGATAGGCATTCTATCAACTTCTTCACATTTAAAAACTCTTTTCAATCTCTCTCTGTGAGTCATATTAAAAATTCATTATCTAATTAAAGTCGGGGCGCTCGGATTTGAACCGAGGACCTTCCGCCTCAGGCGGACGCGCTTAACCGGACTAAGATTCCTCTTCTATCCTACTAATTTTCAATTTTTTTAACTATTTTATCTGAAATTTATCTGAATAAGTCGGGGCGCTCGGATTTGAACCGAGGACTTTCCGCCTCAGGCGGACGC
This window contains:
- a CDS encoding uroporphyrinogen decarboxylase family protein gives rise to the protein MKRVFKCEEVDRMPIRIWGVSPVFPTENFKPLCELVEKYDLETIEIWEPKKDEIPPLPYRIETEEKIIEKEGMKEIITKIKAPKGDLIQVYKHKLGGSPGRVIKNFIEDIKDAEKFLSLPDIRELPKIDSYFEFEKKVGERGLILIGIDEAMYAVHRFMGSEVFSFFLYDHREILHNMIEKKFKEIENYVKYILSNKIGDGFGYVGPELCIPPLASVNDFNEFVFDYDKKIIDLIHDEKKFVWVHCHGDMAPVLERFIDMGVDCLNPVEPPPVSKMTLKEMKEISKGKMCLEGGVEDGAFDTLKPDEMKKLVEKIIEEGKPGGGFILCPTSSPNTWPKLLPRHIENYKIFVETGVKLRNY